The proteins below come from a single Rickettsia typhi str. Wilmington genomic window:
- the hslV gene encoding ATP-dependent protease subunit HslV, which produces MSDNLALHGTTILCLKKNEEIIIAADGQVSHGNTVLKSTARKLRTIANNKIIVGFAGSTADGLALFEKLEIKIEQYNSNLLRSAVELAKDWRNDKYLRRLEAMMIVADRSHILILTGNGDVIEPENNIAAIGSGGLFALSAARALMSYENNLTAEEIALKSMNIAADLCVFSNHNIIMEKVV; this is translated from the coding sequence ATGTCAGATAATTTAGCCTTACACGGCACAACAATACTTTGTTTAAAAAAGAATGAAGAAATAATTATAGCAGCAGATGGACAAGTATCTCATGGTAATACCGTACTCAAATCTACAGCACGAAAACTGCGTACTATAGCAAATAACAAAATTATTGTCGGTTTTGCAGGTTCTACTGCTGATGGTCTTGCATTATTTGAAAAACTTGAAATAAAAATAGAGCAATATAATTCGAATTTACTTAGAAGTGCAGTTGAACTTGCAAAAGATTGGCGTAACGATAAATATTTGAGACGTTTAGAAGCAATGATGATTGTTGCCGATCGTAGTCATATATTAATTTTAACCGGTAACGGTGATGTAATAGAGCCTGAAAATAATATTGCAGCAATAGGATCAGGTGGTTTATTCGCACTTTCTGCAGCTCGTGCTTTAATGTCTTATGAGAATAATCTCACTGCTGAGGAAATTGCTTTAAAATCTATGAATATAGCTGCAGATTTGTGTGTATTTTCTAATCATAATATTATAATGGAAAAAGTTGTATGA
- the hslU gene encoding ATP-dependent protease ATPase subunit HslU: MKSTETTCKKDNMGLTPSQIVNELNRFIVGQDKAKKAVAIALRNRYRRKRVEGNLRNEIVPKNILMIGSTGVGKTEIARRLAKLTNSPFYKIEATKFTEVGYVGRDVESIIRDLVEIAVNTEKALAKIAVDINAREKAIERILDSLVGKTSSSETREKFKEKVLNGELDDTEIEISVADTTPVGGGSFEIPCIPGASMGVLNLGDMIGRALGSSKTKTKKMLIKDAMTVIIPEESEKLIDQEKIIQKAINLAENDGIVFIDEIDKIASTSNSGAKNAEVSREGVQRDLLPLIEGTTVNTKYGPVKTDHILFIASGAFHIAKPSDLLPELQGRLPIRVELNLLTKDDMIKILLEPETSLIKQYSALIGTEEVHLEFTDSAIEKIADYAITVNLEVEDIGARRLHTILENLLEDISFEASEMKVKKIIIDDKFVENQLSKIITNLDLAKFVL, translated from the coding sequence ATGAAATCTACTGAAACTACTTGTAAAAAAGATAATATGGGGCTTACCCCTTCTCAAATAGTGAATGAACTTAACAGATTTATTGTAGGTCAAGACAAGGCAAAAAAAGCTGTGGCTATTGCACTTAGAAATCGTTATCGTCGTAAAAGAGTTGAAGGAAATTTACGTAATGAAATAGTACCAAAAAATATTTTAATGATTGGTTCAACTGGTGTTGGAAAAACAGAAATAGCAAGACGCCTTGCAAAATTGACTAATTCGCCTTTTTACAAAATAGAAGCAACTAAATTTACTGAAGTCGGATACGTTGGGCGTGATGTAGAATCAATAATTCGTGATTTAGTAGAAATAGCTGTTAATACTGAAAAAGCTTTAGCAAAAATAGCAGTAGATATTAATGCTCGTGAAAAAGCGATAGAGAGAATATTAGATAGTTTAGTAGGTAAAACTTCTAGTAGTGAGACTAGAGAAAAATTTAAAGAAAAAGTTTTAAATGGTGAACTTGATGATACGGAAATTGAAATTAGTGTCGCTGATACTACACCTGTTGGTGGTGGAAGTTTTGAAATACCGTGCATACCTGGAGCATCTATGGGTGTTCTTAACCTTGGTGACATGATTGGACGAGCACTTGGCAGTAGTAAGACTAAAACAAAAAAAATGTTAATTAAAGATGCTATGACTGTTATTATACCTGAGGAATCAGAAAAATTAATAGACCAAGAAAAAATCATTCAGAAAGCTATAAATTTAGCTGAAAATGACGGTATAGTTTTTATTGACGAAATTGATAAAATAGCTTCAACCAGTAATTCAGGAGCCAAAAATGCCGAAGTAAGTCGAGAGGGTGTACAACGAGATTTGCTACCTTTGATAGAAGGTACAACGGTTAATACTAAATATGGGCCAGTTAAAACCGATCATATATTATTTATTGCTTCAGGTGCTTTCCATATTGCTAAACCTTCTGATTTATTACCAGAGTTACAAGGAAGATTACCAATTAGAGTAGAATTAAATTTGCTCACCAAAGATGATATGATCAAAATATTGCTTGAACCTGAAACTAGTTTAATAAAGCAATATTCGGCATTGATAGGTACTGAAGAAGTACACCTTGAATTTACAGATTCTGCTATTGAGAAGATAGCTGATTATGCAATCACTGTTAATTTAGAGGTAGAAGATATAGGGGCTAGAAGATTGCATACTATACTTGAGAATTTACTTGAGGATATAAGCTTTGAAGCTAGTGAAATGAAAGTCAAAAAAATAATTATCGATGATAAATTTGTAGAAAATCAATTATCAAAGATAATCACCAATCTTGACTTAGCTAAGTTTGTTCTATAG